One region of Culex pipiens pallens isolate TS chromosome 2, TS_CPP_V2, whole genome shotgun sequence genomic DNA includes:
- the LOC120431320 gene encoding cytochrome P450 6a2-like — protein sequence MYVELIILVVSLLILCSIAVWRKITFWSRQNVPFIKPRFPAGNFHEADQLSVADISVKQYNAMKDRGRFVGLYFYLQPLLMITDLDLIKTMLIKDFNSFPSRGVYYNARDDPLSAHIFSIEGEKWRSLRTRLSPTFTSGKLKIMFPTLKAVGDSFGEYLMKIAGVGSEIGVKDAFARFTTDVIGSCAFGIECNSFEEPNNEFREFGHKIVNEQRHAGTMRIFWKLFPELGNLLRVKTLDSNATRFFHKLVAETIDYRQKNSINRKDFMSSLIEFKNKGELTLDEVAAQSLVFFVAGFETSSANQTYCLYELARNAECQEKARESVLKAIEIHGGLTYEAVNDMQYLDQCINETLRLYPAVPVLERKSSQSYKIPDTDVTIPKGMKIHIPVFAIHRDEQLYPEPLKFNPDRFLPEEAAKRHPNSFLTLGDGPRACIGFRFAILQSKVGLATVLSKFRISTSAKTAVPLEYTHKSPFLQPKNELVLKIEPL from the exons ATGTACGTAGAGTTGATTATCCTGGTCGTGTCCCTCCTAATCCTCTGCTCGATCGCCGTCTGGAGAAAGATCACCTTCTGGTCCCGCCAAAATGTCCCCTTCATCAAGCCACGATTCCCTGCCGGAAACTTCCACGAAGCTGACCAACTATCCGTCGCTGATATCTCTGTCAAGCAGTACAACGCGATGAAGGATCGAGGTCGATTCGTCGGGCTTTACTTCTATCTTCAACCCCTGCTGATGATCACCGATCTTGACCTGATCAAGACCATGCTGATCAAGGACTTTAACTCCTTTCCGAGTCGTGGCGTGTACTACAACGCGAGGGATGATCCGCTGAGTGCGCACATATTCAGCATCGAGGGGGAAAAGTGGCGATCACTGCGAACGCGACTCTCACCAACGTTCACTTCTGGGAAGCTGAAGATCATGTTTCCTACCTTGAAGGCGGTTGGAGATAGTTTTGGGGAATATCTTATGAAAATTGCCGGAGTTGGTAGTGAAATTGGTGTTAAGGATGCTTTTGCAAGATTCACAACCGATGTGATCGGAAGCTGCGCCTTTGGAATCGAGTGCAACTCGTTTGAGGAGCCCAACAACGAGTTCAGAGAGTTTGGACACAAGATCGTCAACGAGCAGCGGCATGCTGGAACGATgcggatattttggaaactttttccCGAGCTCGGGAACCTGCTTCGAGTGAAAACGTTGGATTCGAACGCGACGCGTTTCTTCCACAAGCTTGTGGCCGAAACGATCGATTACCGCCAGAAGAACTCGATCAACCGAAAGGACTTTATGAGCAGCCTGATCGAGTTTAAGAACAAGGGTGAACTTACGCTGGACGAGGTCGCGGCGCAGTCGCTGGTGTTTTTCGTGGCGGGATTTGAGACGTCCTCGGCGAATCAAACTTATTGTCTTTATGAATTGGCACGAAATGCGGAATGCCAGGAGAAGGCTCGGGAGAGTGTCCTGAAGGCGATTGAGATTCATGGTGGACTGACCTATGAAGCGGTCAACGATATGCAGTACTTGGATCAGTGTATTAACG AAACCCTCCGCCTGTACCCCGCTGTACCGGTTCTGGAGCGGAAATCCTCCCAAAGCTACAAAATACCCGACACCGATGTGACCATACCGAAAGGTATGAAGATCCACATCCCGGTGTTTGCGATTCATCGAGACGAACAACTCTATCCGGAACCGCTGAAGTTCAACCCGGATCGATTCCTGCCGGAAGAAGCCGCCAAACGGCACCCGAACTCATTCTTGACCCTCGGAGATGGTCCTCGGGCTTGCATTGGCTTCCGATTTGCCATTCTGCAATCCAAGGTGGGCCTGGCAACGGTGTTGAGCAAGTTCCGGATCAGTACGAGTGCGAAAACGGCGGTCCCACTGGAATATACGCACAAATCACCATTTCTACAGCCGAAAAATGAGTTGGTACTAAAAATCGAACCATTGTAA